Proteins from one Erysipelothrix larvae genomic window:
- a CDS encoding PTS sugar transporter subunit IIB: MRKIVLFCSAGMSTSILVNKMIEAAKAIDYDCTVEAHSVSEVARLGADADIVLLGPQVRFNLAGVQKTLPGKPVEVIDMRMYGTMNGAAVIDHVRKVLGDDK, from the coding sequence ATGAGAAAAATTGTATTATTCTGTTCGGCAGGGATGTCTACAAGTATCCTTGTAAATAAAATGATTGAAGCTGCAAAGGCTATCGATTATGATTGCACAGTTGAAGCTCACTCAGTAAGTGAAGTTGCTCGTTTGGGTGCTGACGCTGATATCGTATTATTGGGCCCACAAGTTCGTTTCAATCTTGCAGGTGTTCAAAAGACATTACCTGGCAAACCAGTTGAAGTTATCGACATGCGTATGTACGGTACAATGAACGGTGCTGCTGTTATCGATCATGTACGTAAAGTATTAGGTGATGACAAATAA
- a CDS encoding flavodoxin domain-containing protein translates to MEKAVIIYYSATGNTQMIADTIDEALNDVNQAHSMYFISETSVDEVKDSDIFFLGCPAMGVEEIEEYEYRPFFDELKPSLENKPVVLFGSFDWGDGEWMETWAQEVTEAGGIVSGKFTVMLTPEDDFLEEVKTSVTDLMKTFQ, encoded by the coding sequence ATGGAAAAAGCAGTAATTATATATTATAGTGCAACAGGCAATACTCAGATGATTGCAGATACAATCGATGAGGCGTTGAATGATGTTAACCAAGCGCATTCAATGTATTTTATCAGTGAAACAAGTGTGGATGAGGTTAAAGATTCTGATATCTTCTTTTTAGGGTGTCCTGCTATGGGTGTCGAAGAAATTGAAGAATATGAGTATCGACCATTTTTTGATGAACTCAAACCATCCCTTGAAAACAAACCGGTTGTGTTGTTTGGGTCGTTTGACTGGGGTGATGGGGAATGGATGGAAACCTGGGCTCAAGAAGTAACAGAAGCAGGGGGCATTGTATCTGGGAAATTCACGGTGATGTTGACTCCAGAAGATGATTTCTTGGAGGAAGTGAAAACATCTGTAACCGACTTAATGAAAACTTTTCAATAA
- a CDS encoding PTS lactose/cellobiose transporter subunit IIA, producing MEGIELLSFQMISFNGSARSCFVEAIAAAKEGDFERAEQLMNEGEEQFVEGHRVHAQLIQQEASEGKTDINLLLIHAEDQMMSAELMKIVAAELIDIHKKLK from the coding sequence ATGGAAGGAATTGAACTACTAAGTTTTCAAATGATCTCATTTAATGGATCAGCACGCTCATGTTTCGTTGAAGCAATTGCTGCTGCTAAAGAAGGAGATTTTGAACGTGCTGAGCAATTGATGAATGAAGGTGAAGAGCAATTTGTTGAAGGACACCGCGTACATGCTCAATTAATTCAACAAGAAGCATCTGAAGGTAAAACAGATATTAACTTACTCTTAATTCACGCTGAAGATCAAATGATGAGTGCTGAATTAATGAAAATAGTTGCTGCTGAATTGATCGATATTCACAAAAAGCTTAAGTAA
- a CDS encoding ketopantoate reductase family protein, with translation MKILIAGSGAMGARFGYLLKESGNDVLFVDTWQDHIDAINKNGLQRIIDGVDIGPIHIPAVKPEDVVGHYDLVLLFVKSLQLDDMMQRITPSLSEDSRVLCLLNGLGNIEIVEKYVSRDRIYLGMTLWSSGLKGPGVLNAVGSGSIEMQQVNNLESDFDAKLLTTLNDAGLNAAYSKDVIQSIWHKVSLNCVLNTYCTLIDCNIGEYGAYEKHQELTDLILNEIIAVGKKEGIEVIYDIVANNIKGVFSPEKAGGHYPSLYQDIASGRRTEIDALNGAIVKLGEKHGVETPVCKAITLMIHSKENVNDLRNN, from the coding sequence ATGAAAATTTTAATCGCTGGGTCTGGAGCTATGGGTGCTCGATTTGGCTACTTACTTAAAGAATCTGGAAATGATGTTTTATTTGTTGATACATGGCAAGATCATATTGATGCAATTAACAAAAATGGACTACAACGTATTATTGATGGTGTAGATATTGGTCCAATCCATATTCCAGCAGTAAAGCCTGAAGATGTCGTTGGGCACTATGACTTAGTGTTGTTGTTTGTGAAATCACTTCAACTTGATGACATGATGCAACGAATTACCCCTTCTTTATCTGAAGACTCGCGGGTGCTTTGTTTACTCAATGGTTTGGGGAATATCGAAATTGTTGAAAAATATGTCTCAAGAGACCGTATTTATCTAGGTATGACATTATGGTCATCAGGATTAAAAGGGCCGGGAGTTTTAAATGCCGTGGGTAGTGGTTCAATCGAAATGCAACAAGTGAATAATCTTGAAAGTGATTTTGATGCAAAACTTCTAACAACCCTCAATGATGCAGGACTAAACGCAGCCTATAGTAAAGATGTCATCCAGTCTATTTGGCATAAAGTGAGTTTAAATTGTGTGTTGAATACCTATTGTACATTGATTGATTGTAATATTGGCGAGTATGGTGCGTATGAGAAACATCAAGAACTTACAGACCTTATCCTGAATGAAATTATTGCAGTGGGTAAAAAAGAGGGTATCGAAGTTATCTATGACATCGTCGCAAATAATATTAAAGGTGTGTTCTCTCCAGAAAAAGCAGGGGGACATTATCCATCGCTGTATCAAGATATTGCTAGTGGAAGAAGGACTGAAATTGATGCACTTAATGGTGCTATTGTTAAATTAGGCGAAAAACATGGTGTAGAAACACCGGTATGTAAAGCGATTACATTAATGATTCACTCTAAAGAAAATGTAAATGATCTGCGAAACAACTAG